In a genomic window of Helianthus annuus cultivar XRQ/B chromosome 10, HanXRQr2.0-SUNRISE, whole genome shotgun sequence:
- the LOC110891109 gene encoding uncharacterized protein LOC110891109, translating into MTRPKKGGSKSRLFCGPYITWLADNLVVFVDYPANRMHTGPAPSLMELRSFQQAGIVTYDEPPAWSAIIVGPQVQPSPGSAADAAMQAAIPPRYQVPRVRRELPARLYPIRGSQPDPLTLEVVYDRVDGLYDYVDQLRHVVETGQRRVEDGMKVLIDHFQLQPPPSWEEGFEEQWNGNGEDDEE; encoded by the coding sequence ATGACGAGACCGAAGAAAGGAGGGAGTAAGTCTCGGTTGTTTTGTGGACCTTACATCACTTGGTTAGCGGACAATTTAGTGGTGTTTGTTGATTATCCTGCTAACAGGATGCATACCGGTCCAGCTCCTTCATTGATGGAGCTGAGGAGTTTTCAGCAGGCAGGGATTGTTACTTATGATGAGCCACCAGCCTGGTCAGCGATAATAGTGGGGCCTCAGGTGCAGCCTTCACCAGGGTCTGCAGCAGATGCCGCTATGCAGGCTGCGATTCCCCCGCGATATCAGGTGCCCCGTGTTAGGCGTGAGCTACCTGCACGCCTTTATCCAATTAGGGGGTCGCAGCCAGATCCTTTGACTTTAGAGGTAGTTTATGATAGGGTGGATGGTTTATATGATTATGTTGATCAGTTGAGGCATGTGGTTGAGACAGGACAGAGGCGTGTAGAGGATGGCATGAAGGTGTTGATAGATCACTTTCAGTTGCAGCCACCGCCATCTTGGGAGGAAGGTTTTGAGGAGCAGTGGAATGGAAATGGCGAGGATGATGAGGAGTAG